In Bradyrhizobium sp. 200, the sequence TTCGGGCAGACTGAGAACGGGCGCGAGCGCACCGGCGCCCAGCGTCAGCGCGACCGCGGCGACGCCGCTGAAGATGGCGTCGGCGAGGAGGGCGCGGCTCAGGAATGAAGACGGATGGATCATGACGATTCTCCTTTGCTTGGGGGTAGGTTCTTGGGAGCAGGGATCAGCGTTTCAGGAGCGACCGGAGCTGACGCATCAGCCGCATCGGGCAGAGCGCTTTGCCGACCCTGTTCTCGATCGTCTGTACCTGCGCGAACACGAAGACGCCGGTGTCGTGCACCCCGGGTTCGGGCATGTTCAGGGAGCGCGCCAGCAACCAGGTGGCCAGATTGAGCATCCACGGGATCGCAGCGGCCGCGAAGCGGAAGAGGGAAAGCATCAGCATGGGTCATCTCCTGTGCCCCCAAGATGACCCGGCCTGCGACCCCGTTTCGATTACCTCGGACGTAATGGAATGGACGAAATTCGCATGGTAGGTTTTCCACCATGAACGCACATGCTTCCACGGCGCGAGCCGAACGAGCCCAGCCCGTCCATATCGGCGATCACCTGCGCGAATGGCGCCAGCGCCGCCACCTGAGCCAGCTCGATCTGGCGGGAGATGCCGAGATATCCGCGCGCCACCTCAGTTTTGTCGAAACCGGCCGTGCCGCACCGTCGCGCGAAATGGTGCTGAAGCTCGCCGAGCGATTGGAGGTTCCCTTGCGTGAACGCAACGTGCTGCTGGTCGCCGCGGGCTTTGCGCCTGCCTTTCCGCAGCGCTCGCTCGACGATCCCGCGCTCAAATCGGCGCGGGCGGCGATCGATCTCGTACTGAAGGCGCACGAACCGAACCCGGCACTGGCCTATGACCGGCACTGGAATCTGGTAACAGCCAACCGCATGGTGGCGCCGCTGCTCGAAGGCTTGCCGCCGCATTTGCTCGGGCAGCCCTTCAATATCCTGCGTCTGGCCTTTCACCCCGAGGGGCTGGCGCCGCGCACGGTCAATCTCGCCGAATGGAGCGCACATCTCCTGGAGCGGCTGCACCGGCAATGCGAGGCGACGGCCGATCCCGAACTGCTGAAACTATATCAGGAACTGAAAGCCTATCGGATGCCGGCGCGCTCCGGTCCAGTCTCGGCCGATAATGTCGCGATCCCGTTCAAGCTGCGCCTTAACGGCGAAGTCCTGAGCTTCATCTCGACCACCATGGTGTTCGGCACGCCGGTCGACATCACGCTGCAGGAGCTGGCGCTGGAGACGTTCTTCCCCGCCGATGATCTGACAGCCGAGCGGATGCGGCAGATAGCGGCGAGTCTGACGTGACGTGTAGGATGGGTGGAGCGAAGCGATACCCATCAATGCCGGTGCGTGTGATGATGGGTTTCGCTTCGCTCTCCCCATCCTACGTCCTTGCGGCGGTTTAACACCGACCCGCACCGCTCGCATAATCGGCGCATGGACTCTCGCCACCATGCGCCGGCCACGCTCACGGCGTTGGCGATGTAGTCAGTTCGCCTTCTCGATCAGGCTTTCCAGCAGGCGTTTCAATTCAGCCGTGGCCTTGTCGCCGTAATTCTCGGCGATAAAGGCTTCCTGGCTCAGCGCCAGCGAGTTCAGGCGCTGGGTCAGCGCCTTGCCGCGATCGGAGGAGAACATCAAAACCTTGCGCCGGTCGTCTGCATCCTGGACCCGGTAGACGAGCGCGTCGGACACCATTCGGTCGACCATCTTGGTCAGGGTCGGGTGATTGAGCAATACGGCCTCGGCGAGCTCACCCATCGAGTGGCCCTTGCCATCGGAAAGAACTTTCAGAATGCGCCATTGCTCGACCGGCACGCCTTCCTTGCGAAACCGCGCGTCGAGCTGACGATTGATCTCCCGGTTGGCCTGCGCAAGCAGATAAGCGAGATGCTCGGTGATGGGTTTGCTGGGCGATTTGGCCAAGGCTTTGAACTTCATAATGGGGGTTTTGGATGAATATTTAGCGCTCTTGCTTGTTCTATATGCATGGGAATCGTTGAATATTCAATATTTTCCACTACGATTATTTTTTGTTGCCGATGACCTTGCCGATGATAGTCTGACCGCGCCGGACTAAAGAAGCTGAAAGGAGAGCGAATTGCTCTCGCCCACGCAATTTGGAAAGTTCGGCGGGTCGTCCATGCCGCCGGAATGGCTGTTGAAGGGATTGCCGGGGTTCGGTTCGGGAAGCTCCGGGCCGGCGCCGCGCCTGTTCCGTGAGCGTCGCGACCGCAAGAAATTGCGCATTGCCAATTTTGTCGGACTGTCGGGTCCGTCGGGAATCTGGGGCCCGGCCTCCATCAACAGTACGCTGCTCGGCGTTTCCGAGATCAACCGCCGCGGTGGCATTCTCGGCCGCGAGATCGAAGTCGCGTTCCATGATACCGGCGGCGATATCAACGACGTGACGCGGACGGCTTCCGACATTGTCGCGTCCGAAGACGCGGACCTCGTGATGGGTTCGCATATCAGCGCGGTCAGGGTGGCGTTGCGCAAGGTCGTCGCCGGACACATTCCCTACCTTTACACGCCGGTATATGAGGGCGGCGAGCGAACGCCCGGCGTCATGGCCATCGGCGAGACGCCGGGGGCGCAATGGCGTCCGGCCATCGAATGGCTCGCCAACACCAGGCAGGCGTCGAACTGGTATCTGATCGGCAGCGACTATGTCTGGCCATGGCTCTCCCACAAGGCGATCAAGAAATACATCGCGGACGCCGGCGGCTGTGTCGTCGGCGAAGAGTTCGTGCCTATCGGCGAGCACAATCACAGCGCCCAGCTCGCGCGGATCCGGGCCGCCAGGCCCGACGTGGTTCTGATCACGTTGATCGGCGCCGACAGCGTCGTCTTCAACCGTACCTTTGGTGAGCAGGGGCTCGGCTCCCAAATGCTCCGTCTCGCCGGCGCGATGGACGAGACGGTGCTGCTCGGGATCGGTGCCGACAATACCGAAAACCTGTTCTGCGCATCCGGCTATTTCATCGACAGGGCATCGCGCGAGAACGACGCCTTCCGCAGCCAATACGAGGCGTCGTTCGGCCGCCACGCGCCGCCGCTCGGCTCGATCGCGCAGTCGAACTACGAAGGGCTGCGGTTTCTGGAGACGGTGGCGTCGCGCGCAGGATCGCTGGCAAGGAAGCCGCTGCTCTCGGCCGCCGCGAACGTGGACTATCAGGGCGCGCGAGGCACCATTGGCATCCGGCGCGGCAGCGCACGCATGCCGATCTATCTTGCGGCGGCCAACGGGCTCGACTTCCGCCTGATCAAACAATTCTGACGGCGGGCGGGCATTGCTTCAGCAAAAGGAAGGTTGCGAAATAATACTTGAAAAGGAAAACATTTCCGTTTCTAGTGATGTGAACGGGGCCGGCCTTCATCCGGCAGCTTGCCCACAAGCATTCAGAAGAAACAGGAGAAACCATCGTGACAGTAGCGCTTCCAACACCCGATCAACTGCGCGCGGTCGCCGATCAATGCGGTCTGGCATTGACCGATGAGGACGTCTCTTCCTTCCGCGGTTTGATGCAAGGCTCCGTCGATGCCTACAACGCCGTCGGCGCGATGCCTGACGAAGTCCCGATCGTCAAATACCCGCGGACGCCGGGCTATCGTCCCAGTCCGGAGGAAAATCCGCGCAACGCCTGGTACCGCAAATCGACCGTCAAGGGCGCGGCGAGCGGCAAGCTGAAAGGCAAGGTCGTGGCGCTGAAGGACAACATCATGCTGGCCGGGGTGCCGATGATGAACGGCTCCGCGACGCTCGAAGGCTACGTGCCGGATTTCGACGCCACCATCGTCACACGCATGCTCGATGCCGGCGCGGAGATTGCGGGCAAGGTGCATTGCGAGTCGTTTTGCATATCCGGCGGCAGCCACACCAATTCGACCGGCCCGGTCCATAATCCCCACAAGATGGGTTACTCCGCCGGCGGATCGTCCTCGGGGAGTGCGGTCGTTGTCGCGCTCGGCGAGGTCGACATGGCGATCGGCGGCGACCAGGGCGGATCGATCCGAATGCCATCCTCGTTCAGCGGCACCTACGGCATGAAGCCGACCTGGGGGCTAGTGCCTTACACCGGCGTCATGCCGATCGAAATCTTCGTCGACCATACCGGGCCGATGACCGCGAACGTTGCCGACAACGCCCTGCTGCTCGAAGTGCTCGCCGGCGACGACGGTTACGATCCGCGGATCAAGTCGCCCACGGTGCAGGAGTACACCAAGGCGCTTGGCGGCGGCGTCAAGGGCATGAAGATCGCCATCGTCAAGGAAGGTTTTGAGCAGGCCGGCGCCGAAGCCGCCGTCAACGAAAGCGTGCGGGAAGCGGCAAAGCGGCTCGCGAGCCTCGGCGCTGCCGTTGAGGAAGTCTCAATCCCGATGCACATGGTGGCACCGGCAGTCTGGACGCCGATCGGAGCCGAAGGCATCGCGCAGACCATGATGTTTGGCGACGGCTATGGTCTCAGCCGTTCGGACCTCTACTCGACGTCGCTGATGGATTTTCACCGCGGCTGGCGCGGGCAGGCGGATTCGCTCTCGGAAACGACAAAACTGTTTCTGATGCTTGGCGTCTACATCAACAATAATTTCGGCCCGCGCTACTACGGGAAGGCCGTCAACATCTCGCGCCGCGTGACCGCGGCCTACGACAAGGTGCTGGCGAACTACGATCTCCTCTTGATGCCGACCACGCCGATGAAGGCGACGCCGCTGCCGGCGCCGGGCGCGGCCCGCGAGGAGGTGTGCGCGCGCGCATTCGAGATGATCACCAACACCGCCCCGTTCGACATCACGCACCACCCGGCGATGTCGCTGCCCTGCGGCATGGTGGACGGACTTCCTGTCGGCCTGATGCTGGTCGGCCGGCATTTCGATGAATCGACCATCTATCGCGCGGCGCATGCCTTCGAGCAGTCCGGCGACTGGAAGAAAATGTAAGCGGGCAGCCGAACGCCACAGGGGGCTGGTGACAGGGGTGCTGGTGATGCCACATGGATAATCTGTTCGTCGCACTGTTCGAGATCCTGAGTTTCGGCGCGATCGTCGTACTGGTCGTGCTGGGGCTCGGGATCATCGCCAGCATGATGGGCATCTTCAATTTCGCCCAGGGCGAGTTCGTCCTGCTTGGCGCCTATGTGACCTATATCGTCCACAGTGCGGGCCTGCCGGTTTGGCTCGGAATGCTGGCTGCGCCCTTTGTCGTCGGCGCATTGGGATTTTTCCTGGAGCGGACGATCGTCCGGCGATTTTACGCCGCACCAATCGTGGCGATGCTCGGCACCTATGCACTCGGGCTCATCATCCGCGAGATCGTCCGCGGTTTGATCGGCGGGTTGTACCTGTCGGTCCCGGAGCCGCTCGGTGGTTCGGTCACTATCGGGACCATGCATTTTTCCACCTGGCGGCTGGTCATCATTCTCATTACGGCACTCGTGATGATCGGCAGCTACCTGCTGCTGGCACGCACTGCCTTCGGACTACGAATTCGGGCGTCGCTGGAAAATCCTGCGCTCGCCCGCGCATCGGGCATTTCGACCAATGCGATCTATGGCGCGACGTTTGCATTCGGCGCGGCGCTCGCGGGGCTTGCGGGTGCGTTGATCGTGCCGGTGTTCTCGCTGTTTGCCGATCTCGGCCTGCGCTTCCTGATTCAGGGGTTCGTCGCCGTGATGGTCGGCGGGGTCGGCTCGTTCGCAGGGCCGGTAGCGGGCGCCGGTGTGATCGGAACGCTCGCCGCAGCGCTGCCATGGATCATTCCGCCTGTCATCGCCGACGTTCTCGTGTTCGTTCTCGCCATCATCTTTATCAAGTTTCGGCCGCAAGGCCTGCTTTCAGCAAAGGGGGTCTAGGGTCTGTTGAGATTCACCTGGAATGGATGACGGCGGTGGCGAGGTAGATCATCGCCTCGAAACTGCTGTCTGTCTTGTCGCATCGCATTGCCACGCGCTTGAATTCCTTCAGCTTGCCGAAGAAGTTCTCGATCAGGTGGCGCCATTTGTAGATGTCCTTGTCGATGTCGAGAGGCTTGGCGCGCCTTTGATGCTGCGAGATTACGACCTTCGCCTTGCGCTCGTTCATGTCTTCGATGATCCAGTTGGAATCAAAAGCCTTATCAGCGATCAGGCCGCCGAATTCGAGGTCCTTGATCAGGGGCGCGACGCCGACGGTGTCAAAGCGATGGCCGGGGAGCAGGATGAACCGCACCAGGTTCCCAAGTGCGTCGGTCAGCGCAAGGATTTTCGTGGTCCAGCCGCCCTTCGACTTGCCGATGGCCTGATTTTTTGTCCCCCTTTTGCTCCCTGCGCGTGGCGGTGAACTTTGACGATTGTCGCGTCGACCATGGCGAACTCCATATCCGGATCATCCGATACGGCATCGAAAATCCGCTTGAAAACGCCGGCCTTCACCCAATCGCGATAGCGCTTGAACACCGTATTCCAGTTGCCGAACGTCGGCGGAAGGTCTCTCCATGGGCTGCCCGTGCGCGCGATCCACAGCACTGCTTCGAGAAACAAACGGTTGTCACCCCCTGTGCGGCCGGGGTCCGTGGCCTTGCCCAAACAAAGCGGCTCCATCTTCGCCCATTGAGCGTCCGTCAAAACGAATCGGTGCATTCCAAGCTCCTTTCGGAGCTTGAATCACGGGCATTTCAATCTGTGAATCCTGAATCTCAACAGACCCTAGTCCATGTTCAATGACCGCAGCAATCTCAGCCGCCGGCGATTTCTCTCCAATTTCGCCTTTGCCAGTACCGCCATTGCCACCGGCGTCGGCAGTTGGGTCGTCCGCCCCGACTGGGCGAACGCGGCGGCTGCCCCGATCAAGGTTGGCATCGCGACCGACTTGACCGGTCCGATCGGCTACGCCGGCAATGCGGACGCAAATGTCGCGAAAATGGTGATCAAGGAGATCAACGACGCCGGCGGACTGCTTGGCCGCCCGCTGGAACTGTTCATCGAGGACACCGCGTCGAATGAATCGGTCGCGGTCGGCAACGTCCGCAAGCTGATCCAGCGCGACAAGGTCGATCTGGTGCTGGGAGGCATCACCAGTTCGATGCGCAATGCCATCAAGGACGTGATCGTGGCGCGCGGCAAGACGCTCTACATTTATCCGCAGCTATACGAGGGCAAGGAATGCACGCCCTATCTGTTCTGCACCGGCCCGACGCCGGCGCAGCAGTGCGACGAGTTCATTCCCTGGCTGATCAAGAACGGCGGCAAGAGGTTCGCGCTGCCGAGCGCCAACTATGTGTGGC encodes:
- a CDS encoding helix-turn-helix transcriptional regulator; translation: MNAHASTARAERAQPVHIGDHLREWRQRRHLSQLDLAGDAEISARHLSFVETGRAAPSREMVLKLAERLEVPLRERNVLLVAAGFAPAFPQRSLDDPALKSARAAIDLVLKAHEPNPALAYDRHWNLVTANRMVAPLLEGLPPHLLGQPFNILRLAFHPEGLAPRTVNLAEWSAHLLERLHRQCEATADPELLKLYQELKAYRMPARSGPVSADNVAIPFKLRLNGEVLSFISTTMVFGTPVDITLQELALETFFPADDLTAERMRQIAASLT
- a CDS encoding MarR family transcriptional regulator, with the protein product MAKSPSKPITEHLAYLLAQANREINRQLDARFRKEGVPVEQWRILKVLSDGKGHSMGELAEAVLLNHPTLTKMVDRMVSDALVYRVQDADDRRKVLMFSSDRGKALTQRLNSLALSQEAFIAENYGDKATAELKRLLESLIEKAN
- a CDS encoding substrate-binding domain-containing protein, which gives rise to MLSPTQFGKFGGSSMPPEWLLKGLPGFGSGSSGPAPRLFRERRDRKKLRIANFVGLSGPSGIWGPASINSTLLGVSEINRRGGILGREIEVAFHDTGGDINDVTRTASDIVASEDADLVMGSHISAVRVALRKVVAGHIPYLYTPVYEGGERTPGVMAIGETPGAQWRPAIEWLANTRQASNWYLIGSDYVWPWLSHKAIKKYIADAGGCVVGEEFVPIGEHNHSAQLARIRAARPDVVLITLIGADSVVFNRTFGEQGLGSQMLRLAGAMDETVLLGIGADNTENLFCASGYFIDRASRENDAFRSQYEASFGRHAPPLGSIAQSNYEGLRFLETVASRAGSLARKPLLSAAANVDYQGARGTIGIRRGSARMPIYLAAANGLDFRLIKQF
- a CDS encoding amidase; this encodes MTVALPTPDQLRAVADQCGLALTDEDVSSFRGLMQGSVDAYNAVGAMPDEVPIVKYPRTPGYRPSPEENPRNAWYRKSTVKGAASGKLKGKVVALKDNIMLAGVPMMNGSATLEGYVPDFDATIVTRMLDAGAEIAGKVHCESFCISGGSHTNSTGPVHNPHKMGYSAGGSSSGSAVVVALGEVDMAIGGDQGGSIRMPSSFSGTYGMKPTWGLVPYTGVMPIEIFVDHTGPMTANVADNALLLEVLAGDDGYDPRIKSPTVQEYTKALGGGVKGMKIAIVKEGFEQAGAEAAVNESVREAAKRLASLGAAVEEVSIPMHMVAPAVWTPIGAEGIAQTMMFGDGYGLSRSDLYSTSLMDFHRGWRGQADSLSETTKLFLMLGVYINNNFGPRYYGKAVNISRRVTAAYDKVLANYDLLLMPTTPMKATPLPAPGAAREEVCARAFEMITNTAPFDITHHPAMSLPCGMVDGLPVGLMLVGRHFDESTIYRAAHAFEQSGDWKKM
- a CDS encoding branched-chain amino acid ABC transporter permease; the protein is MDNLFVALFEILSFGAIVVLVVLGLGIIASMMGIFNFAQGEFVLLGAYVTYIVHSAGLPVWLGMLAAPFVVGALGFFLERTIVRRFYAAPIVAMLGTYALGLIIREIVRGLIGGLYLSVPEPLGGSVTIGTMHFSTWRLVIILITALVMIGSYLLLARTAFGLRIRASLENPALARASGISTNAIYGATFAFGAALAGLAGALIVPVFSLFADLGLRFLIQGFVAVMVGGVGSFAGPVAGAGVIGTLAAALPWIIPPVIADVLVFVLAIIFIKFRPQGLLSAKGV
- a CDS encoding IS5 family transposase (programmed frameshift), which translates into the protein MHRFVLTDAQWAKMEPLCLGKATDPGRTGGDNRLFLEAVLWIARTGSPWRDLPPTFGNWNTVFKRYRDWVKAGVFKRIFDAVSDDPDMEFAMVDATIVKVHRHAQGAKGGQKNQAIGKSKGGWTTKILALTDALGNLVRFILLPGHRFDTVGVAPLIKDLEFGGLIADKAFDSNWIIEDMNERKAKVVISQHQRRAKPLDIDKDIYKWRHLIENFFGKLKEFKRVAMRCDKTDSSFEAMIYLATAVIHSR